CCGTGAGAACCTGCGGCGGGCGACCCGCAGAGCGCCCGACGAGAAGTCGATCGCCGTGACCTCCCAACCGCGTTCGGCCAGGGCCAGAGTGTTGGTTCCCGTGCCGCAGCCCAGATCGAGCGCCCGCCCCGGGGGATGTCGGTGGAGGTAAGCCAGAAGTTCGGGAGGCGAGACGCCGGTGTCCCAAGGAGTGTCACCCAGCAAGTAGCGAAGTTCAAAGAACAGCCGCTTCATGCTGCGCCGCTCAAGGCTCGCTCAACCACCTGAGGGTCGATGGCGCCGACGCTGCGCAGCAGGATCTGCCCCTGGCCGTCGAACAGCAGGAAGGTCGGCGTGTACTGCACGCCGTAACGGCGGGCTAGAGGCTCAGTGGCTGCATTCTGGACGTTCAACCGAATCACCGCCAGCTGCGGGTCGAACTGCTCTTCGAGCCGGTCAACGACCGGCTTGGCGGCCATGCACGCCAGTCAGAAGGGGCTCTGAAACTCCAGCAGCAGCGGTGTCCCGGCGCCGATCCACGCCTCGGGATCGCCGGTGCTTGAAGGAGTGGACGGGCGCGGCGCAAACAACAGGAAGGCCAGGGCGCAGCCCAGCGCTAGCGCGGCCACGGCCACTAGCGTCTCGGCCCGAAAGCCGCGTAAAGCGGCCCACAGCAGCAGTCCCCCGACGGCCGCCGCGGAGAGGATGACGAAGGAATACTGGTTGAACAGCATCAGGCTGACCGAACGACCGCCGCGATTCTAGCACAGGCCCGGGCGCGACCCCGGCGGCATAGGCGTTTTGACAACCCGCTCCACCTCTCTTACAATTCACACTCTCACAATCTCCGCTTGAGGGACCTACTGCGCATGAAGGAATATCCAACCGAATCCCTGCGGAACGTCGCTCTGGTTTCCCATGGCGGCGCGGGCAAGTCCTCCTTGGCCGAGGCGTTGCTGTACCTGACGGGCGCGGTCAACCGCCTGGGCAAGATCGAAGAAGGCAACACGGTCTCCGACTTCGAAGACGAAGAGATCCGCCGCAAGCTCTCCCTCTCGACCGCGATCCTCAGCCTGGAATACAAAGACCACAAGGTGAACGTCCTCGACGCACCCGGGTACACTGACTTTATCGGCGAGGTGATTTCGGCGCTGCGGGTGGCGGACGGGGCTGTGGTGCTGGTGGATTCCGTCGCCGGCGTCGAGGTCGGCACGGAGGTCGTCTGGCAGTATTGCGATGCTTTCAAGCTGCCGCGCTTCGTCGTCATCGCCAAGATGGACCGCGAGAACGCCAGCTTCCAGCGGGCGCTGGATTCGATTCGCCAGCTCTCGGGCGACGTGACGTTCGTGCCGATTCAGCTGCCGATGGGTGAGGGGCACGACTACAAGGGGGTCATCGATCTGTTCAGCATGACCGCCCGCACCGGCACCGGTGAGCAGCAGGAGCCGATCCCGGCCGGCTTGCAGGCAGAGGCCGACGCGGCCCGCCTGCGCCTGGTCGAAGCGGCCGCCGAAGGCGATGACAACCTGCTGGAGAAGTACCTGAATGGCGAGGCGCTGAGTGCGGACGAAGTGAAGCGCGGGTTCCGCGCCGCCGTGCGCTCCGGCCGGTTCGTCCCGGTGCTCTCAACGGCGGGGACGGCGGGTGTCGGCGGGGCACCCCTGCTGGAGGCGATTCTCAGCTTGATCCCCTCCCCGGCCGAAGTGCCGGCCGCCGTGGCCCAGGGCGGCAAGGGCGAGGAGACGCTCCCCGCCAGCGACAGCGGGCCGCTGGCGGTGTATGTCTGGAAGACCACCGCCGATCCTTTCGTCGGCAAGCTGACGTACCTTCGGGTGTACTCGAGTGCCCTGCAGTCCGACAGCCGGCTGTGGAATCAGACTAAGAGTAGCGAAGAGCGGGTCGGCACCCTGCACGTGATGCGAGGCAAGGAGCAGATCCCGGTCAGGGTGCTGCACGCCGGCGATATCGGGACGGTGGCCAAGCTCAGCGCCGCCGGAACCGGCGACACGTTGTGCGAAAAACCCCACCCGCTGTCGCTGCCGGTGCCGGCCTATCCCAACGCCTTGTATGCCGTGGCCGTCCTGCCGAAAACCCAGGCGGATTCGACCAAGATGGGCACCGCACTCTCCCGGTTGTCCGAAGAAGACCCGACGATCAAGTGGCACCAGGAACCGAGCACGAACCAGACCATCCTGCAGGGCATGGGCGACCAGCATATCGATGTCGGCATCCGCCGGGCAGAGAGCAAATTCCAGGTGGGCTTGCTGACCGAGACCCCACGCGTTCCCTACCGCGAGACGATCACCAGGTCCGGCCAGGCGATGCACCGCCACAAGAAGCAGACCGGCGGCGCCGGGCAGTTCGCCGAGGTCCACCTGGCCGTCGAGCCGCTGCCGGACGAGGACTTCTCCTTTGAGAACAAGGTGGTCGGGGGGGCGATCTCCCACTCCTTCATGCCCGCCATTGAGAAGGGCGTGCGCGGTGTGCTGAAGAGCGGGGTGCTCGCCGGCTACCCGGTGCACAACGTCCGGGTGATGGTGACCGACGGCAAGGAGCACCCGGTGGACTCGAAGGCGGTGGCCTTCGAAGTGGCCGGCCGCGAGTCCTTCAAGCTGGCGTTCCGCGAGGCCGGTCCGGTGCTGCTGGAGCCGATCATGACGGTCCGGGTGGCGATCCCGGAAGCCAGCCTGGGGGATGTGATGGGAGACCTGAACACCCGCCGGGCGAGGGTACAGGGGATGGACACCGAGCGCGGGCGGACCACGGTCATAGCTCAGATTCCGCATGCCGAGATCTTGCGCTACACGAGTGACCTGCGTTCGATCACCGGCGGGCGCGGCGCGTTCACGATGGACTACAGCCACCATGAGGTGGTGCCGGCGCACATCGCCGAGCAGATCATCGCCGCTCGCCAGAAGGAAACCGGCAAGCAGGAGGCCGAGTAGCCAGGGCCGCCTGTCCTTGTGCCCGGTCGCCAGCGCAGCCGCCGATCCACGCCCTCCGGCCGTCTCTCCCTTTTTGGCTGGGTCTTGTGGGCGAGCCCTGGGTCGGGCCGAGTCCAAAGCGGTTCCCCCCGCTGGGCCTGATTGCCAGCGACAGGGGGAGCGAGGGCCCCGGAACCTGTGGCGGACAGGCTGGCAGCTGTCCCACGGGGGCTGATCGAGGCTTCGCACGAGATGTCAACCGAAGGCTTGCGCCCGGGCCCGTTCATTGATGCTGAGGTGGTGGTCGAATTCGAGCATGCCCCGGCGCTGACCAAGACGCCGGACGCACCGGTCGCCTTCCGCTGGGAAGGCACAACCTTGCGGGTCGAAGCCGTCTTGGCGACCTGGACCGACTACCGCCGCCGGGGCCGGATGGCCCTCAACATGCAGCCTGCCCATCGGACGACGGCGGCCCGCCGCGGTTCTTGGGGGGTGGGCCGGTTCTACTTCCGTCTGCGGACATCGCCCGGGCGGGTGTTTGATCTGTACTACGATCGGGCGCCCCAGCGTGCCGGCGACCGGGGCGGACATTGGTACCTGTGGCGCGAATGGATCGCCTGACCTCCGAGTCTCAGGATCGCCGACAGGCGCAGGGCGGGCCGGGCTAGGCGGACAGATTCCCGGAAGCTGGGTCGTGAGGCGGGACGGATGCCCCCGCCGGCCACCACGGATTCGTGAGGCAGCAACCTTGAGGCAGGCCGCCGGCCCGGCAACCGCTTTCTATCCAACTCGATGGCCGAGCCTGGCGCCGGCAGGCCGACTAGATGAAGATGATCTGCGCGTCTTCGGTCATGTCCAGGAACTCATTGACCGTCACAATGTCGGCCACGGCATCGATGTAGTCCTCTTTCTTGAGGCCCATCATATCGCCCGTCATCTTGCAGGCGTACAGCTTGGCGCCGCCGTCGACCATCATCTGCAGGTACTCGGGCACTGGAGGCGCGCCGACGCCGGCCATCTTCTTGCGCATCAGCCAGGTGGCGAAGGCCGTCATCCCGGGCAGGATGCCCATCCAATTCGGGATCCCGAGGTTGCCTGTTGGCAGGCCCATCAGCTTCATCTTCATGCTGGTATTGGCCACGGGCGCGATCTCCAGTCGGTGGAAACGCGACTTGGTGATCATATCCATCCCCCAGAACGTGAAGAAGACCATCACGTCGATCCCGTCGCCGAGCGCAGCCCAGCCCATGATCAGCGCCGGGTAGGCCATGTCCAGGTCGCCCTTCGAGCAGATGAATGCCATCTTGCGGTTCTTCTCAGCCATTTTCATTTCTCCCTTGGTTGATGGAATGCAGCGGGCGGCTAGACGCAGCCTTCGGGCTTGCCGAGCCCGGAGATGCGCGCGACCTTCTTGGCCGGTCCCTTCGGGTATAGCGCGAACAGATCCTTGGTGGTGATCCCGGTGCCGGTTGTGATCTGGCGCAGGGTCGGCGCCTTGCCGGAATCCTGGGCGGCCTTGCGGCAGAAGTCGATCACCTGCCAGTGGGCCTCGCTGAGCGGATCGATCGCCTCATCCCGGGCGATCTCGACCGCGATCTCCCGGGCCCACTCGGCCGGGTCGGTCATAAAGCCTTCGTCATTGACTTGAACTGTCCTGCCAGCGATCGTGCGGGTTGCCATGCCCATCCTCCTGATGGTGGATTACGGTCCCTCGACGGGTGTGGTTTCGCCATTGGGCGCAGGGTCAGCCGGGGCTCAGCCCTCCAGCGGCCTGCGGCCGCTCGCGGTCGTCCGCCGGGGCGCCGATGACATGCAGGACGCGCATCGTCAGGGCCAGACCGCGGCGGACAGCCGGGTCGCGCATCTGGCGCAACAGACCGCCGTACGAGACATCGACCGGCTTGTCGATCTCCTGCTCGGCGATCAGGAGCGTGCTTCGAACAAAGCGGAGGATCTCCGGCTGGGTAAGGTCCTTGATGGTGTTCAGGATCAGCACGATGTTGTCACCCAGCAGGCGGACGTCGTCTTCGCTGAATTCGGTCACGATCTGATCGACGATCCGCCCTCCCTGGCGGGCGAGGCGGAAATAGCCCTTGCGCTCCAGCTGATCCAGCGTCTCCACCGCCTGATCAAATACCTGGGGTCCGATCAGCGTGGCTTCGTCGGCCAGGCCCATCACCGCGTCCAGCCGATCCAGCGCCATGACCAGCTTGCGGGTATTTCGTAGCAGGCGCTTGAGCAGGTACAGCAGGTCCTCGAGCTGGAATTCGCTGTCGATCTCCGCCAGCTGGTCGATGGTCAACTGCACCATCTGATTGGCGATTGGAATCAGATCGCGCTTGAGTTCGTCCATTTCCTGCTGGCGGCGCCGCTGTCCTTCCAGCAGGTTGGTCAGATGGTCGAGCTTGGCGTGCAGCAGGGCCAGGTCGTCGAGGGCGAGTGAGGTGTCCATCCCGACCTCTCAGCTCCACTTCCCGGCCATGGTCATCTGGGACTCGAAGGGCAACTCGCCGCCCTTGAGCAGCACGTTCCAGTACACCCAGCGGAAGGTCATCTTGCCCCAGTGGTTGACGGGTGACTCCTGGAGCAGGGAGAACGGCCCGAGGCCGGGGAGCGGATACTTGCCCGGAAGCGGCTCGACGTCGTAATTGAAATCGATCAGGATCCCCTTGTCGAAGCCGGACTCGATGAAGCAGTTGGCGTGGCCATCGAACTTGGGCAGCGGATCCAGGCCCTCCATGTGGCGGAGCATGTTCTCGACCAGGACCTCCAGCATGAAGTGGGCGACCGAGCCCGCCTTCGAGGTGGGGACATCGGCGGCGTCGCCGATCACCCACACGTTCTGCCACTTGATCGACTGCAGGGTGTGCTTGTGGGTTGGCACATAGTTCAGCTCGTTGCCCATCCCGGAACGCTGGATGACGGGCGAACCCATGTTGGTGGGGACACTCACCAGAAGATCGAAGGGGACCTCGCGCTCGTCGTACGAGCGCAGGGCATGCTTCTCGTGGTCGACCTCCATCAGGTTGAAATCCGGCTCCAGCAGGATATTCTTGCGCTGGAGCATATCGCCGAGCATGGCGGAGGCCTTGGGCTTGGTGAATGCGCCCGACAGGGGTGTGGCATACACCAGTTCCACCCGATCGCGCATGCCGCGTTGCTGGAAGTACCAGTCGGCCAGAAAGAGGAACTCCAGCGGCGCCACCGGGCACTTGATTGGCATCTCGACAACATTCAGGACCAGCCGGCCGCCCTTCCAGAACTTAAGGAACCGGCTCAGGGCGACAGCGCCCTCGTGGGTGTAGAAGTCAAAGACGTTCTTGTGCCAGCCGTTGTCGCGCAGCCCAGGGATCTGCTCGGGGTGGATCTGGGTGCCGGTGGCGATCACCAGATAGTCATATTCGATCGTCCGGTTGTCACGGGCCAGGCCAACCCGGTTGGCGTCCGGCTCGATCAATTCGATGTCCGAGATCACGAACTCCGCCGTGGGCGGAAGGAAATCGCGCTTCTTCTTGACCACGTCGCCGGGGGCGTAGATGCCGAAGGGGATGAACAGCAGGCCGGGCTGATAGTAGTGGTTCTCGTCGGCGTCGACGATGATCATCTTCCACTCGGTGGGATCCAGGTGCTGGGACATTTTGTTGGCGACCATCGTGCCGGCGGTTCCGGCTCCCAGGATCAGCAGGGTTTTCATCGGTTCACTCCTCGTCGGACTAGGCGGCTGTCAGCGGCTGGTTGGCGCTATCGGCGAGCTCCGCCTGAGACTTCAGTGACTCGGCCAGCACAGCCCGCATCAGATCGAGCGCCTGGACAACACGCATGTCGGCGACGGCGTAGTAGATCGACTGTCCCTCGCGCTGGGCCTTGACCAGACCCCGTTCGCGCAGCACCTTGAGATGGCGGGAGACGGTGGGCTGGGGCGCGCCCACGGCCTGGGTGAGCTCGGTCACGTTGTGGGGGCCGTCCACCAAGGCATACAACAGCAGGATGCGGGTCGGGTCCGCCAGGCCGGCGCACAGGTGTGAGTGCAGCTGGTGAACCTCCTTGTGGAGCGAGGGCAGCATTTCGCCTCCAATCTTCGCTATATACATATAGCCATATATGTGTCAAGAAGTCTACCCGAGTAGTCCGGTCCGCCTAAGTGGCCGTTGTCACAATAGGAGTATTACAACCGGCAGGATTGGGGACTGAATTAGGCGGAATTGCCAGAGGGGGGCTGATGAACCAGTGAGCACGGCCGGGCGGCAGATGGGGCAGGACCGTCTTAGGGCTAGGCGAGTTTCAGGCGAACAAACGCCCAGGGTGCGCCGAAGGCAATCCACAGTCCCACGGCGGCGTAGTTCACGAACCGCAAGGCTTGCGACAGGTCACCCACGCCGTGCGGTCGCAGGGCTCCCAGGCCGTAGTAGAGGATCATGATCCCCGCCAGCCCGGCGATCAGTCGCAGCAACCGCTGACCCACCGGTCCTGCGGCGCGGAAGCGACCCCAGCGGCGCAGTAGGACTGCGCCCACACCCAGCCCTAACAGGCTGCCGGAGGCGGAGACAATCCCACTCGGGTTCTTGGGGTCGATCGTGGCTTCGTCCGGGAATGCTGCTGCGGCGGCGGCCGTCCACTCGCCGGGCACGATCCGCTCGGCCGTCCGGTCGGCGACCAGCAGCCCGGCCGCCAGCAACCCGAGCGAGAGGATCATGGGTGAGAGCAGCTGCAGCCCCGGCGGCTGGCGGAAGAGCCAGGCCTCGAAGGGGCGTTCCAGCAGCGTGACCACCAGCAGCACGATCGCACCCACCAGCCAACCGCCGATCACGTCGCTGGGGAAATGTACGCCGAGGTACAGTCGGGAGAGGGAGATCGCCAAGATCAATGCGCCAAGCAGGATCCCCCAGGCCATCCGCCGCCGTTGGAGTGCGAGGATGCCCCACACGGCAAGTGCGTTCTGGGCGTGCCCCGACGGCATGCCGAAGGAGCCCTCATGCGCCAGGGCACGCACCTGGTCGCTTACCCAGTACGGCCGCGGCCAGCCAAAGGTCAGTTTCAGGATGTTGTTGATGGAGGCGCTGGTCAGCAGCACCAGACCCATGCGCAGCCCGATCCCGGGGTCCAGGCACCACAGGACGCTGGGCATGATCAAGAGATAGAAGGCCTCGCTGCCCAGAAGGCTGAAGAAGCGCATCGGCACAAACAG
This window of the Anaerolineales bacterium genome carries:
- a CDS encoding metalloregulator ArsR/SmtB family transcription factor, with the protein product MLPSLHKEVHQLHSHLCAGLADPTRILLLYALVDGPHNVTELTQAVGAPQPTVSRHLKVLRERGLVKAQREGQSIYYAVADMRVVQALDLMRAVLAESLKSQAELADSANQPLTAA
- the fusA gene encoding elongation factor G, which codes for MKEYPTESLRNVALVSHGGAGKSSLAEALLYLTGAVNRLGKIEEGNTVSDFEDEEIRRKLSLSTAILSLEYKDHKVNVLDAPGYTDFIGEVISALRVADGAVVLVDSVAGVEVGTEVVWQYCDAFKLPRFVVIAKMDRENASFQRALDSIRQLSGDVTFVPIQLPMGEGHDYKGVIDLFSMTARTGTGEQQEPIPAGLQAEADAARLRLVEAAAEGDDNLLEKYLNGEALSADEVKRGFRAAVRSGRFVPVLSTAGTAGVGGAPLLEAILSLIPSPAEVPAAVAQGGKGEETLPASDSGPLAVYVWKTTADPFVGKLTYLRVYSSALQSDSRLWNQTKSSEERVGTLHVMRGKEQIPVRVLHAGDIGTVAKLSAAGTGDTLCEKPHPLSLPVPAYPNALYAVAVLPKTQADSTKMGTALSRLSEEDPTIKWHQEPSTNQTILQGMGDQHIDVGIRRAESKFQVGLLTETPRVPYRETITRSGQAMHRHKKQTGGAGQFAEVHLAVEPLPDEDFSFENKVVGGAISHSFMPAIEKGVRGVLKSGVLAGYPVHNVRVMVTDGKEHPVDSKAVAFEVAGRESFKLAFREAGPVLLEPIMTVRVAIPEASLGDVMGDLNTRRARVQGMDTERGRTTVIAQIPHAEILRYTSDLRSITGGRGAFTMDYSHHEVVPAHIAEQIIAARQKETGKQEAE
- a CDS encoding DsrE/DsrF/DrsH-like family protein codes for the protein MAEKNRKMAFICSKGDLDMAYPALIMGWAALGDGIDVMVFFTFWGMDMITKSRFHRLEIAPVANTSMKMKLMGLPTGNLGIPNWMGILPGMTAFATWLMRKKMAGVGAPPVPEYLQMMVDGGAKLYACKMTGDMMGLKKEDYIDAVADIVTVNEFLDMTEDAQIIFI
- a CDS encoding thioredoxin family protein, which produces MAAKPVVDRLEEQFDPQLAVIRLNVQNAATEPLARRYGVQYTPTFLLFDGQGQILLRSVGAIDPQVVERALSGAA
- a CDS encoding TusE/DsrC/DsvC family sulfur relay protein, with translation MATRTIAGRTVQVNDEGFMTDPAEWAREIAVEIARDEAIDPLSEAHWQVIDFCRKAAQDSGKAPTLRQITTGTGITTKDLFALYPKGPAKKVARISGLGKPEGCV
- a CDS encoding DUF1641 domain-containing protein, yielding MDTSLALDDLALLHAKLDHLTNLLEGQRRRQQEMDELKRDLIPIANQMVQLTIDQLAEIDSEFQLEDLLYLLKRLLRNTRKLVMALDRLDAVMGLADEATLIGPQVFDQAVETLDQLERKGYFRLARQGGRIVDQIVTEFSEDDVRLLGDNIVLILNTIKDLTQPEILRFVRSTLLIAEQEIDKPVDVSYGGLLRQMRDPAVRRGLALTMRVLHVIGAPADDRERPQAAGGLSPG
- a CDS encoding methyltransferase domain-containing protein, producing the protein MKRLFFELRYLLGDTPWDTGVSPPELLAYLHRHPPGRALDLGCGTGTNTLALAERGWEVTAIDFSSGALRVARRRFSR
- a CDS encoding DUF6504 family protein — encoded protein: MSTEGLRPGPFIDAEVVVEFEHAPALTKTPDAPVAFRWEGTTLRVEAVLATWTDYRRRGRMALNMQPAHRTTAARRGSWGVGRFYFRLRTSPGRVFDLYYDRAPQRAGDRGGHWYLWREWIA
- a CDS encoding NAD(P)/FAD-dependent oxidoreductase, whose protein sequence is MKTLLILGAGTAGTMVANKMSQHLDPTEWKMIIVDADENHYYQPGLLFIPFGIYAPGDVVKKKRDFLPPTAEFVISDIELIEPDANRVGLARDNRTIEYDYLVIATGTQIHPEQIPGLRDNGWHKNVFDFYTHEGAVALSRFLKFWKGGRLVLNVVEMPIKCPVAPLEFLFLADWYFQQRGMRDRVELVYATPLSGAFTKPKASAMLGDMLQRKNILLEPDFNLMEVDHEKHALRSYDEREVPFDLLVSVPTNMGSPVIQRSGMGNELNYVPTHKHTLQSIKWQNVWVIGDAADVPTSKAGSVAHFMLEVLVENMLRHMEGLDPLPKFDGHANCFIESGFDKGILIDFNYDVEPLPGKYPLPGLGPFSLLQESPVNHWGKMTFRWVYWNVLLKGGELPFESQMTMAGKWS
- a CDS encoding phosphatase PAP2 family protein, which produces MEAWLAWGIPLIVGLQALGDWLFVPMRFFSLLGSEAFYLLIMPSVLWCLDPGIGLRMGLVLLTSASINNILKLTFGWPRPYWVSDQVRALAHEGSFGMPSGHAQNALAVWGILALQRRRMAWGILLGALILAISLSRLYLGVHFPSDVIGGWLVGAIVLLVVTLLERPFEAWLFRQPPGLQLLSPMILSLGLLAAGLLVADRTAERIVPGEWTAAAAAAFPDEATIDPKNPSGIVSASGSLLGLGVGAVLLRRWGRFRAAGPVGQRLLRLIAGLAGIMILYYGLGALRPHGVGDLSQALRFVNYAAVGLWIAFGAPWAFVRLKLA